The window CTGTGCATGACGTGCATGATCACCCATCCGGGGGACGGGCGGCAACGGCGCGAGCCGGGGCCGTCGCGGCGCACCGGGCTTCCGGCCGGCGTGCGGAGGCAGGGCCGCCCGTGGGGCGACGGCCCTGCTGTGCGCAGCCGGGGGAGGGTGACCGGCGTGTCAGTTCCGGTGGGGGCAGGCGCCGGCCTGGAAGGCCCGGCACGGGTCGGCTCCGTCCGTGCCGCCGGTGGCGGTCGTGGTGGCCGTGACGGTGACGGTCGTCGTGGTCGTGGTGGCGACGGCGCCTCCGGCGAGGGTGAGTGCGGCCAGGAGCAGCCCACCGGCGTTGCGGAGACGGGCGAGGGGGGAGGAGCGGGTGTCCATGGGAGTGTCCTTCCGGGGGCAGTGAGGGGTGACGGGGTGGGGAGACGGGGGTGGTGGGGCGGCGGGGTCAGAACCGGGAGGCGAAGCCCTGGATGACCTTGGTCCGGTCCCTCAGCACCGGGCCGGCGCCCGTCCACTCGTAGCGCTGCCGGGCGATGCTGTCGTTGTGGTAGCCGGTGTTGCCCTCGACGGTCGTGACCCGGGTGCCGGAGACGCCGACCACGACGGCGACGTGCCCCGCGTGGTTCCGGCCGGCCCACATGAGGACGTCGCCGGGCTGCGGCAGCCGGTCGGCCGCGTACGGGTGCCACCGGTCGCCGGTGCCGCTGCGCCAGCCCCGGCTGCTGCCGGGGTCGGCGGGCACCCCGCGGTTCGCCCACATCCTGGCGGCGAAGAAGCCGCACCACTGGCGGTGGTTCGGGTTCCTGGCGTAGCCGTTGTACTCGTTCATGTTGGCGTTGCTGTTGCCCTTGCCGAGGTAGTTGGTGTCCCGGTCCGGGTGCCCCGGCCGGCTCAGGTGCACGGGCCCGCCGCGCTCGAGGCGGAAGCGCTTCGGGGTGGTCAGGGCGTCGAGGGCGCGGTCGACGATCTTCTGCCGCTCGGCCGTCCCGGCGCCGTCCGGTTCCGGTGTGGCCCATGCGGCCGGGGCCATGGTGACGGCGGTGGGTGCGCCCTCGGCGAGGGCGGCCGTGGCACCGGTGAGGGTGAGGGCGAGGAGTACGACGGCGGTGGGAAGGACGAGGGTGCGGTTGCGGAGGCGACGGTTGTTCACGGGGGCTCCTTGTCTCGGCTGAGGCTGTGTCACCGGGGGTGGTTTCACCCTTGTTGTCCCGGTACTTCGAGTCTCGGAGCGGGGCAGTGGTGCGGAACAGGGGTTTCCTGTTGCCTCGGCGGACAAGGCGGCGGGCAACCCGCGCCCCACCGGCCGTGATGCGCATGTGGGTGAAGTGCCGCCGGTGGAAGGGAAAGCGGGCGCTCAGGAGCGGCCGGGGATCAAGAGCAGCCGGGGATCAGGAACGGCCGGGATCAGGAACGGCCGGCGATCAGGGGCAGCCCGGCGCGTAGGGCACGTCCGGCAGCAGGCGCTGCCACAGCGGCCGGTCCGTGGCGCTGCCCAGGGCCTTGCAGGTGCGGGCGAGGACCTCCGGCACGTCCAGGTTCCACCAGCGCACCGTCCCGTCCTCCGCCACCGACACCACCGGGCCGTCGTCGCCGAGGAAGGCCGCGGCCCGGACCCGGCCGGTGTGGCCGGTCAGGGTCAGCAGCAGGCGGCCGTCGCGCGGGTCCCAGATCCGTACGGTGTTGTCGCGGCCGGTGGTCACCAGCCGGGTGCCGGCGGGGTTGAAGGCCGCGGACGTGACGGGCCCGGTGTGCCCGGCCAGGGTGCGCAGGCTCGTGCGGCCCTCGGGGTCCCAGAGTTTGACGGTGTGGTCGCGGCTCGCCGTGGCGAGGACGCCGTCGCGGCTGCGGGCCAGGCCGAAGACGGTGTCCTCGTGTTCCGTCAGGCTGCGCAGCGCACGGCCGTCGGAGTAGCGCCAGATGCGGACGGTGTTGTCGAGGCTGCCGGTGGCGAGGGTGTCCCGGCCGAGGAAGAGCACGCGGTAGACGCCGTCGTCGTGGCCGAGCAGCGTCCGCTCCGGCAGGGCGGCGTCCCCCGCGAACCGCCACAGCTTCGCGCTGTGGTCCTCGGAGGCGGTGGCGAGCGCTCCGGCGTCGCCGGGGCGGAAGGCGAGCGAGGTGAGGGCCCGGCCGTGCGCCCGCCAGCGGTGGAGCGGTCGGCGGAGATCGGCGGTGCGCCACACGGTGGCGGTGCCGTGTTCGTCGCCCGTGGCGACCAGCGACCCGTCGTGGCTGAACGCCACCGCGCGCACCGGGTCCTTCCCTGCCCGCACCGTGCGCAGGCTGCGGTCGGCGGTGCGCAGCAGGCGCAGCGTGCCGTCCTGACCCGCGACGGCGAGGAGGGAGCGGTCGGGACTGAGGGCCCCGTCCTGCCAGGCCGATCCCGGCAGCGGGGTGGTGACGGCGGCCTGCGGGGTCCACAGGCGCACCGAGCCGTCCTCCCCGGACGTCGCGAGGGTGCGGCCGTCGGAGGAGTAGGCGATGGCGTAGACGGGGCCGATGTGGCTGGCGAGTTGCGCGATGCGGCGGTGCTCGGAGAGGTCCCAGATGCCGGCGGTGTCGTCCTGGCTGGCCGCGGCGAGCCGGGTGCCGTCGGGGGAGAAGGCCACGCCGAAGACGGAGTCGGAGGGCCCTTCGAGGGCGGCCTCGCGCTTGCCGGTGCGGGTGTCCCACAGGCCGATGCGGTTGAGCCACTCCCCGGTGGCCAGGCGGCGGCCGTCCGGCGAGAAGGCGAGGGCCCGTACGCGGCCGAAGTCCCGGCTGCCGACCACCTTTGACCGCCCGCTGTCCACGTCGAGCACCCACACCCGCCCGTCGAAGCCGGCCGCTGCGACCTGTTCGCCGTCCGCGCTGACCGCGGCCGCGTACAGCCATCCCAGCCCGGCGTCCCGCACCTCGGTGCGGGCCGGGCCGCCGCCCAGGCGCGTCAGGCGCACCGTGCCGTCCTCGCCCGCCGTCACCAGCAGGTCCCCGCGGTCCGACAGGGCCGCTCCCCGGACGGGCCCGCGGTGCCTGCTCTGCGGAGGCAGCGTCACGGTCCGCCCGACCGTGCCCTCCCGCAGGGTGACGACGCCCGCCTCGTCCCCCCAGGCGGCCAGGTTCCGCTGCCGAGCCGCGGCCAGGGCGCGCACCGCCGCCCCGCTCCGCGCCGCCCCCACCTGCCGGCGCGTCCGCACGTCCCACTCCCGGACGGTGGCGTCCGCGCCCGCAGACAGCAGCCGCTTCCCGCCCGGCAGCCAGGCCACGGCGTGGGCGCGCTTGCGGTGCCCGGCCAGCCGCCCGGCGTACGGCTGCGCCTGCGTGCTCAGCACGGCGCTGGCGGCGGCCGGGGTGTGGGCGTCGCGCCAGGCTCCGGTGGCCAGCAGCATGGCCACCTCGGGCCGGGGCGCACTGCCCGAGACGGCGCGGAAGGCCAGCTCCTCCGAGCGTGCCGCGTGCCGCTCGGCCTCCGCCCGCAGGCCCTGGTGCACCGCCGCCACCCCGCCGGCCAGCGCCAGGACGAGGAGGACGGCCATGGACACCAGCAGCCGGTACAGCCGCCGGGCCCGGCGCCGCTCCGTCTCCTGCTCGGCGGCGGCCAGCGCCGTCGCCGCATCCAGGAACGCCCGCTCGACCCCGCCCACCGCCGCCAGGGGATGGCTCGCGATCTCGTGCGCGGCGGCCAGCCTGCTGCCCCGCGGCAGCAGCGCGGGGTCGCGCCCCTCGGCCTCCCACTGCCCGGCCGCGGCGCTCAGCTGCTGCCAGCCGTGCAGGGCCGCCGCGTCCGCCTCGATCCACGTCTGCAGCCGCGGCCACGCCCGCAGCACGGCCTCGTGGGCCAGCGTGACCTGGTCGGCGTCGACGGTGAGCAGGCGCGCCCGCGTGAAGGCCTCCACCACCTCCGGCGCCGCCCCGGCCTGCGCCCCGAGGTCCTGCGACAGCCGCTCGCGCGACACCCGCCGGCGCGCCGACCGCCCGTCCTGGTCCACCCGCACCAGCTGCAGCAGGACCGCCCGGGCGGCCTCCCGGCAGCCGGGCGACAGACGCCCGTACGCCCGCTCCGCCGTCGCCGCGACCGCCCCCGCGATCCCGCCCGCCTGCTGGTAGCCCGCCACGGTCAGGAGCCTGCCGCTGCGCCGCTGCCAGGTCGCCAGCAGGGCGTGGGAGAGCAGCGGCAGCGCACCGGGCTCGTACCCGCCGCCCTCCCGCTCCCCGCCCTCGTCCCCGGCGCCCAGGTCGCGCAGGATCAGCTCGGCCAGGCCCGGCTCCAGCTCCAGGCCCACCGCGTGGGCCGGCCGCACCACGGCGTCGCGCAGCTCCTGCGCCCGCAGGGGCTCCAGGGGGAGCTGGCCCGAGCGCAGCGCCGCCGCCAGCTCCGGGAACGCCAGGCACCTGCCGTAGAAGTCGGCCCGCATGCCCAGCACCACCAGCGCCGCGGAACCCTCCCGGCCGTCGGCGGGAGCGGGGCCCGTGGCCAGGGCGTGCAGCGCGCGGACGAAATCCGCGCGCTGCCGGGCGTCCGGGCACAGCGTGAAGACCTCCTCGAACTGGTCGACGACTAGCACCACCCGGGCCGGCTCCGTCCCCTCCGCGCCCGCTGCTCCCGCTCTCCCGGCGCCCCGCGGACGGCGGTTCAGCGCGGCGTGGACGGCGCGGGCCAGCGCCCCCGCCCCGCCGCGGGCCAGCGCCCTGGTCAGGTGGTCGGGATCCGCCGCGGCGGCGTCCGCCACCCGGCCCAGCAGCTCGTCGAGGGGGCGTTCCCCGGGGCGCATCGTGACCACGGGCCAGCGGTTCGACCCGGGCACGGGCAGGACGCCCCGGCGCAGCTCGGGCACCAGCCCGGCGTGCAGCAAGGACGTCTTGCCGGTGCCCGACGCGGCGACCACGGCGGTCGGCCCGGAGCCGTCCAGACGCTCGGTCAGCTGACGGACGAGGGCGGCCGTCGCCCGGTCCCGGCCGAAGAACCAGCTCGCGTCCGCGGCGTCGAACGCGGCCAGGCCCCGGTACGGGCACACCTCCAGGAGCCCGTTGCGCGCGGAGCGCCGCCCCTCGGCCGGCTCCGGCACCAGGCCCGACAGCACCCCGCCGGCGCCGAGGGCCTCTTCGCACCGCCGGGCCACCTCGGGCGTCATCGGCTTCTCGCCGGTCTCGACCCGGCTCAGATAGCCCTTGGTGTAGTGGACGACGCGCGACAGCCCGGCCAGGGACATGCCCCGCTCCTGCCGCAGCCGGCGCAGCTCCTCTCCCGGCGACGCGGCCACGGACGGCGGGGGGCCGCCCCGGTCACGGTCGTCTCCGCGTGGCTGCACGGTCCCCACACCCTTCCGTCCGGGCCTGCAGGCCGGTCGTATCCGTCAGGCCTGCATAACGGCTCCGGGGAGGGCGACTCACCCGCAATGGCGGCAAAACAGCCCATCGAGTGACCAACCACCCCGGATTCGGGGAGTGGGTGTGGCGCTCCGGCCGGGTGCGGTGTCTCAGTCGAGCGGTCTCGCGGAGGCGTTGTAGCGCAGCAGATAGCCGGCGAAGCGGTCCAGGTCGGCCTCGTCCCAGTCGGCGAGGCGCTCCCGGAAGGCCGCCCGGCGGTTGGCGGTGACCTGCGCGAGGGTCGCGGCGCCGCGGGCGGTCAGGTGCAGCACCTGGGCGCGCTGGTCCTCGGGGGCGGGCCGCCGCTCGACGAGGCCGAGCCGCTCCAGGGCCGCGATCTGCCGGCTGACGGTGGACTTGTCCAGCAGGTAGTGCGCGGCCAGGTCCGTGGCGCGGCACCCGCCGCGGTCCTCCAGGTGGGCGAGGAGGGTGAAGGAGACCAGGGAGAGCTCGGGGTGCATGCGGGCCGCCGCGGACCGGGCGCGGCGGGCGAAGGCGGTCAGCTCGCGCTGGATGGTCTCCACGGAGGCGTCACGGTCGGGCACGGCGGCTTCCTTTCGAGGTCTGGTTGTATAGTACAACTTAAAGGGAAAGTTGTAAAAGCCAACTACTTTGCCGGTCGGTCCGGCAGGGGAAGGACACGATGGGACCCGCCACCCGTGGCGCGCTGCGCCACGTACTGAGCCACCTGCTCACCCCCTTGCTGATGTGCATCGGGATGGGCCTCGCCTACCTGGGCGCGTTCGCCCAGCCCACGCCCCACGAACTGCCCGTCGCCGTCGTGGAGTCCGGCCCGGGCGCGGGGACCCTGGCGCGGGGCATCGCCGACAAGGCGGGGGACCGGCTCGCCGTCCGCACCGTCGCCGACCGCGACGAGGCCGTCCGCGCGCTCCGCCACCGCGACGTCTCCGGCGCGTACATACCGGACCGGCACGCGCCCGAACTGCTCGTCGCCTCCGCCGGGTCCGACACCACCGCCATGGCCGTGCAGAAGGTCTTCGCGCCCGTCGCCGCCCGCACCGGCGCCCCCCTGAAGGTCACGGACGTAGCGCCGCCCGCCGAGGGCGACCCGACCGGCCAGGGCATCTTCTTCCTGCTGGTCGCGGTCAGCATCGGCTCGTACGCCTCCGTCGCCGTGCTGGGCGCCGCGGGCGGCGCGCTGCCCATGAGGCTGCGCGCCGCGCTGGCGGTGGCGACGTCGTTCGTGGTCGGCGTGATCGGCGCCGCGCTGGCCGGGCCCGTCTTCCACCTCGTCGACCACGGCCTGTGGGGGCTGTGGGGGATGGCCTGGGCCTACTCGGCGGGCATCCTGCTCGTCGGCGTCGGCCTGCACACCTTCCTCAAGCGCTGGACGACGCTGGGCATGATGGTGCTGTTCGTGATGCTCAACTTCACCAGC is drawn from Streptomyces roseifaciens and contains these coding sequences:
- a CDS encoding helix-turn-helix domain-containing protein, coding for MQPRGDDRDRGGPPPSVAASPGEELRRLRQERGMSLAGLSRVVHYTKGYLSRVETGEKPMTPEVARRCEEALGAGGVLSGLVPEPAEGRRSARNGLLEVCPYRGLAAFDAADASWFFGRDRATAALVRQLTERLDGSGPTAVVAASGTGKTSLLHAGLVPELRRGVLPVPGSNRWPVVTMRPGERPLDELLGRVADAAAADPDHLTRALARGGAGALARAVHAALNRRPRGAGRAGAAGAEGTEPARVVLVVDQFEEVFTLCPDARQRADFVRALHALATGPAPADGREGSAALVVLGMRADFYGRCLAFPELAAALRSGQLPLEPLRAQELRDAVVRPAHAVGLELEPGLAELILRDLGAGDEGGEREGGGYEPGALPLLSHALLATWQRRSGRLLTVAGYQQAGGIAGAVAATAERAYGRLSPGCREAARAVLLQLVRVDQDGRSARRRVSRERLSQDLGAQAGAAPEVVEAFTRARLLTVDADQVTLAHEAVLRAWPRLQTWIEADAAALHGWQQLSAAAGQWEAEGRDPALLPRGSRLAAAHEIASHPLAAVGGVERAFLDAATALAAAEQETERRRARRLYRLLVSMAVLLVLALAGGVAAVHQGLRAEAERHAARSEELAFRAVSGSAPRPEVAMLLATGAWRDAHTPAAASAVLSTQAQPYAGRLAGHRKRAHAVAWLPGGKRLLSAGADATVREWDVRTRRQVGAARSGAAVRALAAARQRNLAAWGDEAGVVTLREGTVGRTVTLPPQSRHRGPVRGAALSDRGDLLVTAGEDGTVRLTRLGGGPARTEVRDAGLGWLYAAAVSADGEQVAAAGFDGRVWVLDVDSGRSKVVGSRDFGRVRALAFSPDGRRLATGEWLNRIGLWDTRTGKREAALEGPSDSVFGVAFSPDGTRLAAASQDDTAGIWDLSEHRRIAQLASHIGPVYAIAYSSDGRTLATSGEDGSVRLWTPQAAVTTPLPGSAWQDGALSPDRSLLAVAGQDGTLRLLRTADRSLRTVRAGKDPVRAVAFSHDGSLVATGDEHGTATVWRTADLRRPLHRWRAHGRALTSLAFRPGDAGALATASEDHSAKLWRFAGDAALPERTLLGHDDGVYRVLFLGRDTLATGSLDNTVRIWRYSDGRALRSLTEHEDTVFGLARSRDGVLATASRDHTVKLWDPEGRTSLRTLAGHTGPVTSAAFNPAGTRLVTTGRDNTVRIWDPRDGRLLLTLTGHTGRVRAAAFLGDDGPVVSVAEDGTVRWWNLDVPEVLARTCKALGSATDRPLWQRLLPDVPYAPGCP
- a CDS encoding CHAP domain-containing protein — encoded protein: MNNRRLRNRTLVLPTAVVLLALTLTGATAALAEGAPTAVTMAPAAWATPEPDGAGTAERQKIVDRALDALTTPKRFRLERGGPVHLSRPGHPDRDTNYLGKGNSNANMNEYNGYARNPNHRQWCGFFAARMWANRGVPADPGSSRGWRSGTGDRWHPYAADRLPQPGDVLMWAGRNHAGHVAVVVGVSGTRVTTVEGNTGYHNDSIARQRYEWTGAGPVLRDRTKVIQGFASRF
- a CDS encoding MarR family winged helix-turn-helix transcriptional regulator, which produces MPDRDASVETIQRELTAFARRARSAAARMHPELSLVSFTLLAHLEDRGGCRATDLAAHYLLDKSTVSRQIAALERLGLVERRPAPEDQRAQVLHLTARGAATLAQVTANRRAAFRERLADWDEADLDRFAGYLLRYNASARPLD